DNA from Pirellulales bacterium:
TGCAGGCCAATTTGTTGGGCCTGTAGGGCATTGGCGCCCAGTCGTATGGATCCCGAGAGTGACATGCACCGACCTTATCGAAACGCCGTGGCCTGTGTGTTTTGCTCACGCTGCCTGGTCAACCAATGCACCGGAACTCGTCGCGGCGTCCATTCCATATGTCGGCTGGGGGCGCCCGCCAGACGCGATAATCTCCAGGATCTGCGAGAGATGGAGCATGGTGCGCTGCACGATGACCCAGTTCGTGAGGCTCTGGTGCTGCAGCAGCCGCGCCCGCTGGGCCGAATCGCGCAACGGTTGCTTCAACTGATGGGCCGCGGCGGTGTCGAGCGAGTCGGCCAGCTCGCGCAGGCTCTCGACCTTGCGACCTGCTTCCGTTGCCTGCGCTAGCAGTTCGCCACGGCGACGGTGGCAGGCCTGCAGTCGCTCGATCATCTGCGGCTCGCGCTCGTCGAGCGCCGCCATGCCGGGCAGGTCGACGGCGGCCAGCAGCCGCTGCTTCTCGCCGAGGAACTCGAGCAGCTCCGACTGCACCGTCGAGAGATCGTTCAAGAGCGAGGCGATCTCGGCTTCCCAGTCTGCATTCATACGCGACTTCCTTGCACCGGTCGTCATCGCCGCGGGATCGCGGCGGTGGATCGTTTTTCGGATTCGGTTCGAGGGGGCGGCGTCGGCGATCGTGGCGCGGCTCGCGCCGCGAGGCTTTACTTCCGCGACAAGGCAAACAGGTCGTACATCGGGTCGGCGATCTGGTGAGCACTGGCCTTGGTCATTTCCTTGGTCAGCGTCTGGTCGAGCTGCTGGGTAAACATTTCCTCGGCGCGGCCACCGTGGAAGTACGGCGTCTTGCCCAGCGTCGAGCGCATCGACTTGAGCATCGTGCTGAAGAAGGCTTCGCCGACAAACTCGTCGAAGACCTCGCGCAGCCGCGGATCGTCGGCCCCCTGGCGGCGAGACTCTTCCGCGCGAACGCGCTCGCCCAGGCGGGGCGAACTGTTCAGGTCGAGCATGGCGGCGCTGTTGGCTGCGGTGA
Protein-coding regions in this window:
- the flgN gene encoding flagellar export chaperone FlgN, whose translation is MNADWEAEIASLLNDLSTVQSELLEFLGEKQRLLAAVDLPGMAALDEREPQMIERLQACHRRRGELLAQATEAGRKVESLRELADSLDTAAAHQLKQPLRDSAQRARLLQHQSLTNWVIVQRTMLHLSQILEIIASGGRPQPTYGMDAATSSGALVDQAA
- a CDS encoding rod-binding protein; translated protein: MQVTAANSAAMLDLNSSPRLGERVRAEESRRQGADDPRLREVFDEFVGEAFFSTMLKSMRSTLGKTPYFHGGRAEEMFTQQLDQTLTKEMTKASAHQIADPMYDLFALSRK